From a region of the Corallococcus coralloides DSM 2259 genome:
- a CDS encoding alpha/beta fold hydrolase yields the protein MADLFTKAVERSKEGLLTLSFKPDELYRVPTDDGAAIALGRYHPRGERRFAEPVLLCHGLGANRFHMDFNEQYSLARYLARAGFETWVIELRGRGLAGACADWNFDDQAEHDVRTALRTVMSTGAQQVLWVGHSKGGLMLYAHLARNPQAPVKAAVSLGAPFTFAVQPGLRAFVQRVEPVLKLKVIPTRRVTSIAFFGAPPGPLTRYMMLADNMDPQVVRWALANVPADVAGGVGRQFARWITTSQFTTFDGSFDYREPLAGVKIPFLLIAGSRDLLAPPLAVARAKEHLGGPVKMLVAGRGHGFAADYGHADLILGRKAPDEIFPQVEAFLSSNATPL from the coding sequence ATGGCGGACCTCTTCACCAAGGCGGTGGAGCGGAGCAAGGAGGGGTTGCTGACCCTCTCGTTCAAGCCGGATGAGCTGTACCGGGTGCCCACGGACGACGGAGCGGCCATCGCGCTGGGGCGCTACCACCCTCGGGGAGAGCGCCGGTTCGCGGAGCCCGTCCTCTTGTGCCACGGGCTGGGAGCCAACCGCTTCCACATGGACTTCAACGAGCAGTACAGCCTGGCGCGCTACCTGGCGCGGGCGGGGTTCGAGACCTGGGTCATCGAGCTGCGCGGCCGGGGGCTCGCCGGGGCCTGCGCGGACTGGAACTTTGACGACCAGGCCGAGCACGACGTGAGAACGGCTTTGCGCACCGTGATGTCCACCGGTGCCCAGCAAGTGCTCTGGGTGGGCCACTCCAAGGGCGGCCTGATGCTCTACGCCCACCTGGCCAGGAACCCCCAGGCGCCGGTGAAGGCGGCGGTGTCCCTGGGTGCGCCCTTCACCTTCGCGGTGCAGCCGGGCCTGCGAGCGTTCGTGCAGCGGGTCGAGCCCGTGCTCAAGCTCAAGGTCATCCCCACCCGGCGCGTCACCAGCATCGCCTTCTTCGGGGCGCCTCCGGGGCCGCTCACCCGGTACATGATGCTGGCGGACAACATGGATCCGCAGGTGGTGCGCTGGGCGCTGGCCAACGTGCCGGCGGACGTGGCCGGGGGCGTGGGACGGCAGTTCGCCCGGTGGATCACCACCAGCCAGTTCACCACGTTCGACGGCAGCTTCGACTACCGGGAGCCGCTCGCCGGGGTGAAGATTCCCTTCCTGCTCATCGCCGGCAGCCGGGACCTGCTCGCGCCGCCGCTGGCGGTGGCCCGGGCGAAGGAGCACCTGGGCGGCCCCGTGAAGATGCTGGTCGCCGGGCGCGGCCACGGCTTCGCGGCGGACTACGGCCACGCGGACCTGATTCTGGGCCGCAAGGCGCCGGACGAAATCTTTCCCCAGGTAGAGGCCTTCCTGTCCTCCAACGCCACCCCGCTCTAG
- a CDS encoding CBS domain-containing protein, with amino-acid sequence MGQGRGFREALSSFIATVFPTDTLLGALKVMERHHVQVVGVVGAGGSLVGVVHETQVLAGWQTDPLAQVSDVMARVRKTHAVRSQKRRLARLHGKRGGGQKLF; translated from the coding sequence ATGGGGCAGGGCCGGGGTTTCAGGGAAGCGTTGTCGTCCTTCATCGCCACAGTTTTTCCCACAGACACACTGCTGGGTGCCTTGAAGGTGATGGAGCGGCACCACGTGCAGGTGGTGGGGGTGGTGGGGGCAGGGGGCAGTCTGGTGGGCGTGGTGCACGAAACGCAGGTCCTGGCGGGTTGGCAAACGGATCCGCTGGCGCAGGTGTCGGACGTCATGGCGCGGGTTCGCAAGACGCACGCGGTCCGCAGCCAGAAGCGGCGGCTGGCGCGCCTGCATGGCAAGCGTGGGGGCGGGCAGAAGCTTTTCTGA
- a CDS encoding GIY-YIG nuclease family protein: protein MLRCRDGTLYTGATNNLERRLATHGRGKGAAYTRARLPVTLVWSEPAQDRSAALRREAAIKRLTRADKLRLFARRPGRR from the coding sequence ATGCTGCGCTGCCGGGACGGCACGCTCTACACGGGTGCCACCAACAACCTGGAGCGCCGCCTGGCCACGCACGGCCGGGGCAAGGGCGCCGCGTACACGCGGGCCCGGCTGCCGGTGACGCTGGTGTGGAGCGAGCCCGCTCAAGACCGGAGCGCTGCCCTGCGCCGCGAGGCCGCCATCAAGCGGCTGACGCGCGCCGACAAGCTGCGGCTGTTCGCGCGGCGCCCGGGACGGCGTTGA